The following coding sequences lie in one Porphyromonas asaccharolytica DSM 20707 genomic window:
- the rplB gene encoding 50S ribosomal protein L2: MGIRKLKPATPGQRHKTIGAFDAITASAPEKSLVVGARKSGGRNNTGKMTIRNVGGGHKRKYRIIDFKRTKDGIPATVKSIEYDPNRSSRIALLYYADGAKNYIIAPNGLTVGQQVMSGENATPEVGNALPLAKVPVGMIVHNIELRPGQGGKLVRSAGAFAQLVAREDNYVVLRMPSGETRRILAACKATIGSVGNSDHALERSGKAGRTRWLGRRPRVRGVAMNPVDHPMGGGEGRASGGHPRSRTGLYSKGLKTRAPKKHSSKYIIERAAKRKK; this comes from the coding sequence ATGGGAATCCGTAAATTAAAGCCCGCAACGCCGGGGCAAAGACACAAAACTATTGGTGCATTTGACGCCATCACTGCCAGTGCACCAGAGAAGTCTCTTGTAGTTGGAGCTCGTAAATCGGGTGGCCGTAACAATACTGGTAAGATGACCATACGCAACGTAGGCGGTGGTCACAAACGTAAGTATCGTATCATCGACTTCAAGAGAACGAAGGATGGCATCCCCGCTACAGTCAAGAGTATCGAGTATGATCCAAACAGATCATCTCGCATCGCACTCCTATACTATGCCGATGGAGCTAAGAACTATATCATCGCTCCTAACGGACTGACTGTAGGCCAGCAAGTGATGTCAGGTGAAAATGCTACACCTGAGGTAGGTAACGCACTACCACTAGCTAAGGTACCTGTCGGTATGATCGTGCACAACATAGAGCTACGCCCTGGTCAGGGTGGTAAGCTGGTACGTAGTGCGGGTGCCTTCGCACAGCTGGTAGCTCGTGAAGATAATTATGTCGTACTACGTATGCCTAGTGGAGAGACTCGCCGTATCCTCGCTGCATGCAAAGCTACGATAGGTAGTGTCGGTAACTCCGATCACGCACTCGAGAGATCAGGCAAGGCTGGTCGTACGCGCTGGCTAGGTCGCAGACCTCGTGTACGTGGTGTCGCTATGAACCCTGTCGATCACCCAATGGGTGGTGGTGAGGGACGCGCCTCCGGAGGTCACCCACGCTCACGTACGGGTCTATACTCTAAGGGTCTTAAGACGAGAGCTCCTAAGAAGCACTCCTCTAAGTACATCATCGAGAGAGCCGCTAAGCGTAAGAAGTAA
- the rplW gene encoding 50S ribosomal protein L23 has protein sequence MGIIIKPIISEKMTAITESNPQRYAFLVAPTANKIEIRNAVEKMYNVKVDSVNTCRYDGKRSSRYTKSGVITGRKPAFKKAFITLQGEDTIDFFSNI, from the coding sequence ATGGGAATCATAATCAAACCAATAATCTCAGAGAAGATGACAGCAATCACTGAGAGCAATCCGCAGCGCTACGCCTTTTTAGTAGCTCCTACTGCCAACAAGATTGAGATACGTAATGCTGTCGAGAAGATGTACAACGTCAAGGTCGATAGTGTCAACACCTGTCGCTACGATGGTAAGCGCTCTAGTCGCTATACCAAGTCAGGTGTCATCACGGGTCGTAAGCCAGCCTTCAAAAAGGCTTTCATAACGCTCCAGGGTGAGGATACAATCGATTTCTTTAGCAATATATAA